In Acidiphilium acidophilum, one genomic interval encodes:
- a CDS encoding HesB/IscA family protein → MDRFRISASAAERIAAIVAGEDDAKALRVEVLAGGCNGFQYKFDLTGAIEDEDYVVERDGAKVVVDPASLDLLDGAELDYKDTLMGAYFAVGNPNAKTSCGCGTSFSVE, encoded by the coding sequence ATGGACCGATTCAGGATCAGCGCCAGCGCGGCAGAGCGGATCGCCGCGATCGTGGCGGGCGAGGATGATGCCAAGGCATTGCGGGTCGAGGTGCTGGCCGGCGGGTGCAACGGGTTTCAGTACAAGTTCGATCTGACCGGAGCGATCGAGGACGAGGATTATGTCGTCGAGCGGGATGGGGCGAAGGTGGTGGTCGATCCTGCCAGTCTCGATCTGCTCGATGGGGCGGAGCTCGATTACAAGGATACGCTGATGGGGGCGTATTTCGCAGTGGGTAATCCGAATGCGAAAACATCCTGCGGGTGCGGCACCTCGTTTTCCGTCGAGTGA
- a CDS encoding deoxyguanosinetriphosphate triphosphohydrolase, which translates to MLAPYASHAAASRGRQFPEPDSATRSAFQRDRDRVLHSNAFRKLQYKTQVFVIHEGDFYRTRLTHSLEVAQIARSIARGLALDEDLTETLALAHDLGHPPFGHAGEAGLNTALAAHGGFDHNAQSLRSLTMLERRYPGFDGLNLTWESLEGIAKHNGPLPAPPAYIAAFDAGYPLDLTRQAAAEAQVAALSDDIAYHAHDIDDGLRAGLFTIDDLSDLPVVGTVLAEARALTPDPRRIRAHMVRQMIGVFVTGALAESRTRLAALKPASPDAIRAAAHPVIGFASDLAEANRAIRTFLYARMYRHWRVNRMTHKVEAVVRDMATLFLARPDLLRDDWRDRAGHPHTDQTAEAVRDYIAGMTDRFALDEHRRLTDPTAAA; encoded by the coding sequence ATGCTCGCGCCCTACGCCTCCCACGCCGCTGCCTCGCGCGGCCGCCAGTTCCCCGAACCGGACAGCGCCACCCGCAGCGCCTTCCAGCGCGACCGCGATCGCGTGCTCCACTCCAACGCCTTTCGCAAACTCCAGTACAAAACCCAGGTCTTCGTCATTCACGAGGGCGATTTCTATCGCACCCGCCTGACCCACAGCCTCGAAGTCGCCCAGATCGCCCGCAGCATCGCACGCGGCCTCGCCCTCGATGAAGACCTCACCGAAACCCTCGCCCTCGCGCACGATCTCGGCCATCCCCCCTTCGGTCATGCCGGCGAGGCCGGGCTGAACACCGCGCTCGCCGCCCATGGCGGGTTCGACCACAACGCCCAGAGCCTGCGCAGCCTCACGATGCTCGAACGCCGCTACCCGGGCTTCGATGGCCTCAACCTCACCTGGGAATCCCTCGAAGGCATCGCCAAACATAACGGCCCGCTGCCCGCGCCACCCGCCTACATCGCCGCGTTCGACGCCGGCTACCCGCTCGACCTCACCCGGCAAGCCGCCGCCGAAGCCCAGGTCGCCGCCCTGTCCGACGACATCGCCTACCACGCCCACGACATCGACGATGGATTGCGCGCCGGGCTCTTTACCATCGATGACCTGTCCGATCTCCCGGTGGTCGGCACGGTCCTCGCCGAAGCCCGCGCCCTCACGCCCGATCCCCGCCGCATCCGCGCCCACATGGTCCGCCAGATGATCGGCGTCTTCGTCACCGGCGCCCTCGCCGAAAGCCGCACCCGGCTTGCCGCGCTGAAACCGGCATCGCCCGACGCGATCCGCGCCGCCGCCCACCCCGTCATCGGCTTCGCGTCGGACCTCGCGGAGGCCAACCGCGCCATCCGCACCTTCCTCTACGCCCGGATGTACCGCCACTGGCGCGTCAACCGCATGACCCACAAGGTCGAAGCCGTGGTCCGCGACATGGCCACCCTGTTCCTCGCCCGCCCCGATCTCCTGCGCGATGATTGGCGCGACCGGGCGGGACACCCCCACACCGACCAGACCGCCGAAGCCGTCCGCGACTACATTGCCGGCATGACCGACCGTTTCGCCCTCGACGAACACCGCCGTCTGACCGACCCCACCGCCGCCGCCTGA
- the argS gene encoding arginine--tRNA ligase, producing MSANLFTDLRTTVLGTIASLYPTLGTEHLARIEITPTREAAHGDVATNAALIAAKPLGQKPRDIADALAAALRDNPSVTKAEPAGPGFVNLTLAPALWQSQLPVILQTGEAFGASTLGQGARVNVEYVSANPTGPLTVGHCRGAVVGDALASLLAKAGYAVTREYYLNDAGAQVIALAWSVYWRYLQTLGTPMTEAEFAAATPTGLQYPGDYLLPVGAQLAERHGPALATPDLTIADPALWLDTVRDFAVAAMMDLVRADLAALHVHHDVFTSEAALIAGGGVIRAEAALRARGLLYEGILEPPKGKTPEDWEPREQTLFRATDFGDDVDRPVRKSDGSNTYFFNDIANHADKMARGFDQMIDVWGADHGGYVKRMQSAVRALAANAEARLDIVLCQIVRVLKDGVPMRMSKRAGTYIELADLIDAVGPDVVRFIMLMRKSDAQMEFDLDAAVAQTRENPVFYVQYAHARCRSVLRAAAGMPELGDISDASLATTSLVSLTAPEELALIRRLASWPRLIESAALAREPHRIGFFLYDLAGDFHALWNAGRTETTLRFIQTEAPEPTRARLALVAATAVVIRSGLAVMGVAPAEEMR from the coding sequence ATGTCCGCAAACCTGTTCACCGACCTCCGCACCACCGTGCTCGGCACGATCGCATCGCTCTACCCCACACTCGGAACCGAGCATCTCGCCCGCATCGAAATCACCCCCACCCGCGAGGCCGCCCACGGCGACGTCGCGACCAATGCCGCCCTGATCGCGGCCAAACCCCTCGGTCAGAAACCGCGCGACATCGCCGATGCCCTCGCCGCCGCCCTGCGCGACAATCCCAGCGTCACCAAAGCCGAACCCGCCGGCCCCGGCTTCGTCAACCTCACTCTCGCACCCGCCCTCTGGCAGTCCCAGCTCCCCGTCATCCTGCAAACCGGCGAAGCCTTCGGCGCGAGCACGCTGGGGCAGGGGGCCAGGGTCAACGTCGAATACGTCTCGGCCAACCCCACGGGCCCGCTCACCGTCGGCCATTGTCGCGGTGCCGTGGTGGGCGATGCACTGGCCAGCCTGCTCGCCAAGGCCGGCTACGCCGTCACCCGCGAATATTACCTGAACGATGCCGGTGCCCAGGTCATCGCCCTCGCCTGGTCGGTTTACTGGCGCTACCTTCAGACCCTCGGCACGCCAATGACCGAAGCCGAATTCGCCGCCGCCACCCCCACCGGCCTGCAATATCCCGGCGACTATCTGCTGCCGGTCGGGGCCCAACTCGCCGAACGCCACGGCCCCGCTCTCGCGACGCCCGATCTCACCATCGCCGACCCCGCCCTCTGGCTCGATACCGTGCGCGATTTCGCGGTCGCCGCCATGATGGATCTGGTCCGCGCCGACCTCGCCGCCCTTCACGTCCACCACGATGTCTTCACCAGCGAAGCCGCCCTGATCGCCGGCGGCGGCGTCATCCGCGCCGAAGCCGCCCTGCGCGCGCGCGGCCTTCTCTACGAGGGCATTCTCGAACCCCCCAAAGGCAAAACCCCGGAGGATTGGGAACCCCGCGAACAAACCCTGTTCCGCGCCACCGATTTCGGCGACGACGTCGATCGCCCGGTCCGCAAATCCGACGGCTCGAACACCTATTTCTTCAACGATATCGCGAACCACGCCGACAAGATGGCGCGCGGCTTCGACCAGATGATCGATGTCTGGGGCGCCGATCACGGCGGCTACGTCAAACGCATGCAATCCGCCGTCCGCGCCCTCGCCGCCAACGCCGAGGCCCGGCTCGACATCGTGCTCTGCCAGATCGTCCGCGTCCTCAAGGATGGCGTGCCGATGCGCATGTCCAAGCGCGCCGGCACCTATATCGAACTCGCCGACCTGATCGATGCCGTCGGCCCCGATGTCGTCCGCTTCATCATGCTGATGCGCAAATCCGACGCGCAGATGGAATTCGACCTCGATGCCGCGGTCGCCCAGACCCGCGAAAACCCGGTCTTCTACGTCCAGTACGCCCACGCCCGCTGCCGCTCCGTCCTCCGCGCCGCCGCCGGCATGCCCGAACTCGGCGACATTTCGGATGCCTCCCTCGCCACCACCAGCCTCGTCTCGCTCACCGCCCCCGAGGAACTCGCCCTCATCCGCCGCCTCGCCTCGTGGCCGCGCCTGATCGAATCCGCCGCCCTCGCGCGCGAGCCGCACCGAATCGGATTCTTCCTGTATGATCTCGCGGGCGACTTCCACGCTCTCTGGAACGCCGGCCGAACCGAGACCACCCTGCGCTTCATCCAGACCGAAGCGCCCGAACCCACCCGCGCCCGCCTCGCCCTGGTCGCGGCCACGGCAGTGGTGATCCGCTCCGGCCTCGCGGTCATGGGGGTCGCCCCGGCCGAGGAGATGCGCTGA
- a CDS encoding SPOR domain-containing protein, with product MQDPDIDIPPYASPRLRARGVDPETKRMAIIAGGLGVGIIALALIWSGIHTSLGPPPVIKPPAGPMRTVPKNPGGLQVPGAHEQIMSGEVASGPPQLAPASPQPDFSKLDQEEAAALPKPPPPTPATTPSPVATSTAPALPLPPPPPPQFAAATIPTPIPTPTPAPIPTPPPPSTTAPAQTTGSGAYAVQLAALTSMAKADQAWQVLVARVPDILGNQKPVVVPGLVHGNTFYRLRLEGFPTAKAAGTFCARLKSRGVTCYLPK from the coding sequence ATGCAAGACCCGGATATCGACATTCCCCCCTACGCCTCGCCCCGCCTGCGCGCACGCGGTGTCGACCCCGAAACCAAACGCATGGCGATCATCGCCGGCGGCCTCGGCGTCGGCATCATCGCGCTCGCCCTGATCTGGAGCGGCATCCACACCAGCCTCGGCCCGCCGCCGGTCATCAAACCTCCGGCCGGCCCGATGCGCACCGTGCCGAAAAACCCCGGCGGCCTTCAGGTTCCCGGTGCCCATGAACAGATCATGTCCGGCGAAGTCGCCTCCGGCCCGCCGCAACTCGCCCCGGCATCGCCCCAGCCCGATTTCTCGAAACTCGACCAGGAAGAAGCCGCCGCCCTGCCCAAACCCCCACCTCCAACCCCGGCCACAACCCCGTCTCCCGTCGCAACCTCCACCGCCCCGGCATTGCCGCTGCCCCCGCCACCCCCACCCCAATTCGCGGCGGCAACGATCCCCACGCCCATCCCCACGCCCACCCCCGCGCCCATCCCGACCCCGCCACCCCCGTCCACCACCGCCCCCGCTCAAACCACCGGTTCCGGCGCCTACGCTGTCCAGCTCGCCGCCCTGACCTCGATGGCGAAAGCCGATCAGGCCTGGCAGGTCCTGGTCGCCCGGGTCCCCGACATTCTGGGCAACCAGAAGCCCGTGGTCGTCCCCGGCCTCGTCCACGGCAACACCTTCTACCGCCTCCGCCTCGAAGGCTTCCCCACCGCCAAAGCCGCTGGCACCTTCTGCGCCCGGCTGAAATCGCGCGGCGTCACCTGCTACCTTCCGAAATGA
- the nagZ gene encoding beta-N-acetylhexosaminidase encodes MMKAAILGIAGPSLTAAERALLAELPPTGIILFGRNIVSPPQLAALIDDLRSALPPQAVLMIDQEGGRVARMRAPHWPELPPAATLGTLYATDPEAARNAARAHGAALGAMAREAGFDIVTAPVLDVPSEGASAVIGDRAISANPVAVGVLGADIAWGLLFQGIQPVMKHLPGHGRATLDSHHALPHVDAANLDADFAPFAANRALPWGMTAHIVYDHLDPANPATFSPTIIETIIRTRIGFRGILVSDDLAMNALTGPAASRAVRALAAGCDIALFCPGDLADNRAVLEAIPDLAPGLIPRLKAPSLP; translated from the coding sequence ATGATGAAAGCCGCCATCCTCGGCATCGCCGGACCCAGCCTCACCGCCGCCGAACGCGCCCTGCTGGCCGAACTCCCCCCCACCGGCATCATCCTGTTCGGCCGCAACATCGTCTCCCCACCCCAACTCGCCGCCCTGATCGACGATCTCCGCTCCGCCCTGCCACCGCAGGCCGTGCTGATGATCGATCAGGAAGGCGGCCGCGTTGCCCGCATGCGCGCCCCGCACTGGCCCGAACTCCCGCCCGCCGCCACTCTCGGCACCCTCTACGCCACCGACCCCGAAGCCGCCCGCAACGCCGCCCGCGCCCACGGTGCCGCCCTCGGCGCGATGGCCCGCGAAGCCGGGTTCGACATCGTCACCGCCCCGGTGCTCGACGTGCCGAGCGAGGGAGCCAGCGCCGTCATCGGCGACCGCGCGATCAGCGCCAACCCCGTCGCGGTCGGTGTCCTCGGGGCCGACATCGCCTGGGGCCTGCTGTTCCAGGGCATCCAGCCGGTCATGAAACACCTCCCCGGCCACGGCCGCGCGACGCTCGACAGTCACCACGCCCTCCCGCACGTCGATGCCGCCAATCTCGACGCCGATTTCGCCCCGTTCGCCGCTAACCGCGCGCTGCCATGGGGCATGACCGCCCATATCGTCTACGATCACCTCGACCCGGCCAACCCCGCCACCTTCTCCCCCACCATCATCGAAACCATCATCCGCACCCGCATCGGTTTTCGCGGCATCCTGGTCAGCGACGATCTCGCGATGAACGCGCTCACCGGCCCTGCCGCGTCCCGCGCGGTTCGCGCCCTCGCCGCCGGGTGCGACATCGCGCTGTTCTGCCCCGGCGACCTCGCGGACAACCGCGCCGTGCTCGAAGCCATCCCCGATCTCGCCCCCGGCCTGATCCCCCGGCTGAAAGCCCCCTCCCTGCCATGA
- a CDS encoding site-2 protease family protein, which produces MNNDLIRTIVIGVSASILAIVLHELAHGFTALAMGDHTAQRAGRLSLNPLCHVDRVGTILLPAVLIAFQLLTIGRIAYMFGWAKPVPIDPSGFRNPRRGMAIVAAAGPASNFILALLSAFALAAIGTSGFVADFLLYFLLFNVLLGLFNLVPLPPFDGGRIMVGLLPLAAARALAQVERLGILVILFLIFILPAALGQFGIHFDPVSDVLDNWVPRVATAFLHVAGVHAGY; this is translated from the coding sequence ATGAACAACGACCTCATCCGCACCATCGTCATCGGCGTCTCCGCCTCGATCCTCGCGATCGTGCTCCACGAACTCGCCCACGGTTTCACCGCTCTCGCAATGGGCGACCACACCGCCCAGCGCGCCGGACGCCTCTCGCTCAATCCGCTCTGCCATGTCGATCGCGTCGGCACCATCCTCCTCCCCGCCGTGCTGATCGCCTTTCAGCTCCTCACCATCGGGCGGATCGCCTACATGTTCGGCTGGGCGAAACCGGTCCCGATCGACCCGTCCGGTTTCCGCAACCCGAGGCGCGGCATGGCGATCGTCGCCGCCGCCGGCCCGGCCTCGAACTTCATCCTCGCTTTGCTCTCCGCCTTCGCCCTCGCCGCGATCGGCACGAGCGGCTTCGTCGCCGATTTCCTGCTCTATTTCCTGCTGTTCAACGTTCTGCTCGGCCTGTTCAACCTCGTCCCCCTGCCGCCCTTCGATGGCGGGCGGATCATGGTCGGACTCCTGCCCCTCGCCGCCGCCCGCGCCCTCGCGCAGGTCGAACGTCTCGGCATCCTGGTCATCCTGTTCCTGATCTTCATCCTCCCCGCCGCCCTCGGCCAGTTCGGCATCCATTTCGACCCGGTCTCCGACGTGCTCGACAACTGGGTTCCCCGCGTCGCCACCGCCTTTCTCCACGTTGCGGGCGTCCATGCCGGTTACTGA
- a CDS encoding segregation and condensation protein A — MPVTEPAPVTESFIVRFEGFEGPLDLLLDLARTQKLDLATISILSLVDQYLAIIEGARKIRLELAADWLVMAAWLAWLKSRLLLPDPETIEEAELSADLLADRLRALEAIRAAAAWLNQRPQLGLDVFPRGTPEDFTEIDRSRLKLDVPALLAGYLAARRRSGAKRRYRPKPVTYWTVQQALERLTRLIGSTPDWSDLASFLPDSPDSPLAHRAALSSTLIASLELARNGVLTLRQEQDFAPILLRATEAAPISPHPTPTPAS, encoded by the coding sequence ATGCCGGTTACTGAACCCGCCCCCGTCACCGAGTCCTTCATCGTCCGGTTCGAAGGTTTCGAAGGCCCGCTCGATCTCTTGCTCGACCTCGCCCGCACCCAGAAGCTCGACCTCGCGACCATCTCGATCCTGTCTCTGGTCGACCAATACCTCGCCATCATCGAAGGCGCGCGCAAAATCCGCCTCGAACTCGCCGCCGACTGGCTGGTGATGGCCGCCTGGCTCGCCTGGCTGAAATCCCGCCTCCTCCTGCCCGACCCCGAAACCATCGAGGAAGCCGAACTCAGCGCCGATCTCCTGGCCGACCGTCTCCGCGCCCTCGAAGCCATCCGCGCCGCCGCCGCCTGGCTCAACCAGCGCCCCCAGCTCGGCCTCGACGTCTTCCCCCGCGGTACCCCGGAAGACTTCACCGAAATCGACCGCTCGCGCCTGAAACTCGACGTCCCGGCTCTGCTCGCGGGCTACCTCGCCGCCCGCCGCCGCTCCGGCGCGAAACGCCGTTACCGGCCCAAACCGGTCACCTACTGGACCGTGCAACAGGCGCTCGAACGCCTCACCCGCCTGATCGGCTCCACCCCCGACTGGTCGGACCTCGCGAGCTTCCTCCCGGACTCCCCGGACTCCCCGCTCGCCCACCGCGCCGCGCTGTCCAGCACCCTGATCGCGAGCCTCGAACTCGCCCGCAACGGCGTCCTCACCTTGCGCCAGGAACAGGATTTCGCCCCGATCCTGCTCCGCGCTACCGAAGCCGCCCCAATATCCCCGCACCCGACACCCACCCCCGCATCATGA
- the scpB gene encoding SMC-Scp complex subunit ScpB, with amino-acid sequence MTTRPHAERLLEAVIFASRDPVPLRTLATLLPDTADLDETLAAIRAHHAGGGFELVEAGQGVMFRTAPDLAPDLKRVVEIPRRLPRAAMETLAIIAYHQPVTRAEIEDLRGVSLSQTTLDALLEADLVTPAGHKEAPGRPALWATTAHFLTQFGLKSLRDLPKRTDLLVEPAAPVSEPAPTPEPPAL; translated from the coding sequence ATGACCACGCGCCCCCACGCCGAGCGCCTGCTCGAAGCCGTCATCTTCGCCAGCCGCGACCCCGTTCCGCTCCGCACCCTCGCCACCCTCCTGCCCGACACCGCCGATCTCGACGAAACCCTCGCCGCGATCCGCGCCCACCATGCCGGCGGCGGCTTCGAGCTGGTCGAAGCCGGGCAGGGCGTGATGTTCCGCACCGCCCCCGACCTCGCGCCCGACCTCAAGCGCGTCGTCGAAATCCCCCGCCGCCTGCCCCGCGCCGCCATGGAAACCCTGGCGATCATCGCCTACCACCAGCCGGTCACCCGTGCCGAAATCGAAGACCTGCGCGGCGTCAGCCTGTCGCAGACCACGCTCGATGCCCTGCTCGAAGCCGATCTGGTCACCCCCGCCGGCCACAAGGAAGCCCCCGGCCGCCCCGCGCTCTGGGCCACCACCGCGCATTTCCTCACCCAGTTCGGCCTGAAATCCCTGCGCGACCTGCCAAAACGAACCGATCTCCTGGTCGAACCCGCCGCTCCGGTCAGCGAACCCGCGCCCACCCCGGAACCCCCCGCACTTTGA
- a CDS encoding Sec-independent protein translocase family protein, whose amino-acid sequence MMVALVVIGPKDLPVAIRTASAAIRKMRGLASDFQGHVQDLMREADLADIGNDLRSIRNFDLGSLAERHIDPQGDFRHAFDPASGDPHDMDNTMIEADEIEPEPEPVIDAPAFIPPNEIRHRAVPAFIPPGTRLW is encoded by the coding sequence ATGATGGTGGCGCTGGTGGTCATCGGCCCGAAAGACCTCCCGGTCGCCATCCGCACCGCCAGCGCCGCGATCCGCAAGATGCGCGGCCTCGCGAGCGATTTCCAGGGCCACGTCCAGGACCTGATGCGCGAGGCCGATCTCGCCGATATCGGCAATGATTTACGCAGCATCCGCAATTTCGACCTCGGCAGCCTCGCCGAACGCCATATCGACCCGCAAGGCGATTTCCGCCACGCCTTCGATCCCGCGAGCGGCGATCCGCACGACATGGACAACACCATGATCGAAGCCGACGAGATCGAACCGGAACCCGAACCCGTCATCGATGCCCCCGCCTTCATCCCGCCCAACGAAATCCGCCACCGCGCCGTGCCCGCCTTCATTCCCCCCGGCACGCGTCTCTGGTAA
- the tatC gene encoding twin-arginine translocase subunit TatC, whose amino-acid sequence MDIDPTATDAPHDPIHDKEMPLLDHLAELRKRLLWSALAFLIAFLVSYYYAKHVYYFLAQPLVHIMEERGQKPELIYTALYEAFFTYVKVAVFSAAFVSFPVIASQIWLFIAPGLYRSEKRALLPFLIATPILFFGGGALAYYFIFPNAWRFFLSFQTSPANHHFQIDVMPRVSDYLNLVMKLIFAFGLCFELPVLLTLLGKVGIITAAGLRKYRRYAYVGCFIVAAILTPPDVFTMTGLAIPLIALFEISIFAVKLVQPKSVVVDE is encoded by the coding sequence ATGGATATCGACCCGACCGCAACCGACGCGCCGCACGATCCGATCCACGACAAGGAAATGCCCCTGCTCGACCATCTGGCCGAGTTGCGCAAACGCCTGCTCTGGTCGGCGCTCGCCTTCCTCATCGCGTTCCTGGTCTCCTACTACTACGCCAAGCACGTCTATTATTTTCTCGCCCAGCCGCTTGTCCACATCATGGAGGAGCGCGGCCAGAAGCCCGAACTGATCTACACCGCCCTCTACGAGGCCTTCTTCACCTATGTGAAGGTCGCGGTGTTCTCCGCCGCTTTCGTCTCCTTCCCGGTGATCGCCTCGCAGATATGGCTGTTCATCGCCCCCGGCCTCTACCGTTCGGAAAAACGCGCGCTGCTGCCCTTCCTGATTGCAACGCCGATCCTGTTCTTCGGCGGCGGCGCTCTGGCATATTATTTCATATTTCCAAACGCGTGGCGGTTTTTCCTGAGTTTTCAGACAAGCCCGGCCAACCACCATTTCCAGATCGACGTGATGCCCCGCGTCTCCGATTACCTCAATCTGGTGATGAAGCTGATCTTCGCTTTCGGCCTCTGCTTCGAACTCCCGGTCCTGCTCACCCTGCTCGGCAAGGTCGGCATCATCACCGCCGCCGGGCTGCGCAAATACCGCCGCTACGCCTATGTCGGCTGCTTCATCGTCGCCGCCATCCTGACCCCGCCCGACGTCTTCACCATGACCGGCCTCGCCATCCCGCTGATCGCCCTGTTCGAAATCTCGATCTTCGCGGTGAAATTGGTGCAGCCGAAGAGCGTGGTGGTCGATGAGTAG
- the serS gene encoding serine--tRNA ligase: MHDLKSIRDNPDAFQAALARRHIANLSELIQNILDADAAFRSQTQEYQALEAKRNANAKEIGAAKRSGADTTLLQKEAVEIKAAFDSVGFDCLTSQETLHDLVHEIPNILDPEVPDGADESANVEQSRIGTIRNYDSPPQQHFELGESLGLMDFATAGKIAGSRFTLLRGDLARLERALGQFMIDLHITEHGYTEVSPPLLVNEATMFGTGQLPKFEEDLFKTTDGRYLIPTAEVPLTNIVAGEILDLAKLPLRFTALTPSFRSEAGSAGRDTRGMLRQHQFWKVEMVSITTPESSADEHERMTRCAETVLERLDLPYRRMLLCAGDTGFAAAKTYDLEVWLPGQGAYREISSCSNCRAFQARRMNARYRPAQSGPKPARPDFVHTLNGSGVAVGRALIAVMETYQNPDGSITIPEILRPYMGGRSLIGRS, from the coding sequence ATGCATGACCTCAAATCGATCCGCGACAACCCCGACGCTTTTCAGGCGGCTTTGGCCCGGCGACATATCGCGAACCTCAGTGAACTGATTCAAAACATTCTGGATGCCGACGCTGCATTCAGAAGTCAAACCCAAGAGTATCAAGCGCTTGAAGCTAAACGTAATGCGAATGCCAAAGAAATAGGGGCAGCCAAGCGATCCGGAGCGGATACCACCTTGCTGCAAAAAGAGGCGGTCGAAATAAAAGCGGCTTTTGATTCGGTGGGCTTTGATTGCCTTACATCGCAAGAGACCCTTCATGACCTCGTTCATGAAATCCCCAACATCCTCGATCCCGAAGTCCCCGATGGCGCCGATGAATCCGCCAACGTCGAACAATCCCGCATCGGCACCATCCGCAACTACGATTCCCCGCCCCAACAGCATTTCGAACTCGGCGAATCCCTCGGCCTGATGGATTTCGCCACTGCGGGCAAAATCGCCGGCAGCCGTTTCACCCTCCTCAGGGGCGACCTCGCCCGGCTCGAACGCGCCCTCGGTCAGTTCATGATCGACCTGCACATCACCGAGCATGGCTACACGGAGGTCTCGCCACCGCTGCTGGTCAACGAGGCCACCATGTTCGGCACCGGCCAGTTGCCGAAATTCGAGGAGGACCTCTTCAAGACCACCGATGGCCGCTACCTGATCCCCACCGCCGAAGTCCCCCTCACCAACATCGTCGCCGGTGAAATCCTCGATCTCGCCAAACTCCCGCTCCGTTTCACCGCACTCACCCCCTCCTTCCGCTCCGAAGCCGGCTCGGCAGGCCGCGACACGCGTGGCATGTTGCGCCAGCATCAGTTCTGGAAGGTGGAAATGGTCTCGATCACCACCCCCGAATCCAGCGCGGACGAGCACGAACGCATGACACGCTGTGCGGAGACCGTGCTGGAACGCCTCGATCTGCCCTATCGCCGCATGTTGCTCTGCGCCGGCGACACTGGTTTCGCCGCCGCCAAAACCTACGACCTCGAAGTCTGGCTGCCGGGGCAGGGGGCCTATCGCGAAATTTCCTCCTGCTCGAACTGCCGCGCCTTTCAGGCCCGCCGCATGAACGCCCGCTACCGCCCGGCGCAATCCGGCCCGAAACCGGCCAGACCCGATTTCGTCCACACGCTGAACGGCTCCGGCGTCGCGGTCGGCCGCGCCCTGATCGCGGTGATGGAGACCTATCAGAATCCGGATGGCAGCATTACGATTCCGGAAATTCTCCGCCCTTACATGGGCGGGCGCAGCCTCATCGGGCGGTCCTGA
- a CDS encoding MBL fold metallo-hydrolase produces MNTQRNTQPNNHPEVLSFYDKATNTISYIVIDPATKHAAIVDSVLDYDPKAGRVSTASADEMIAAVKAHDLTIDWIVETHVHADHFSAAQYLQQHIGSGVIGIGGQIAPVQSNFADMFDMGIDFKTDGSQFDHLFQDGESFKVGTIEAKAIYTPGHTPACMSYLIGDAVFVGDTLFMPDYGTARCDFPGGDAHALYASVQRLFTLPPETRMFTAHDYQPGGREPAWETTVGEQKAKNVQIREGISEDEFVAMRQKRDATLAAPVLILPSLQVNIRGGDLPDPSGNGRRYLKIPLNAM; encoded by the coding sequence ATGAACACCCAACGGAACACCCAGCCGAACAACCACCCCGAGGTCCTGTCGTTCTACGACAAGGCCACCAACACGATCAGCTACATCGTGATCGATCCCGCGACGAAACATGCCGCGATCGTCGATTCGGTGCTCGATTACGACCCCAAGGCCGGCCGCGTCTCGACCGCCTCCGCCGATGAAATGATCGCCGCCGTGAAGGCGCATGATCTGACCATCGACTGGATCGTCGAAACCCACGTCCACGCCGATCATTTCTCCGCCGCCCAGTATCTCCAGCAGCATATCGGCAGCGGCGTCATCGGCATCGGCGGCCAGATCGCCCCGGTCCAGAGCAACTTCGCCGACATGTTCGACATGGGCATCGACTTCAAGACCGATGGCAGCCAGTTCGACCATTTGTTTCAGGACGGCGAGAGCTTCAAGGTCGGCACCATCGAGGCCAAGGCCATATACACGCCCGGCCACACCCCGGCCTGCATGTCCTACCTGATCGGCGATGCGGTCTTCGTGGGCGACACCCTGTTCATGCCCGATTACGGCACCGCGCGCTGCGACTTCCCGGGCGGGGACGCCCATGCGCTCTACGCCTCGGTCCAGCGCCTGTTCACCCTGCCGCCGGAAACCCGCATGTTCACCGCGCACGACTACCAGCCCGGTGGCCGCGAACCGGCATGGGAAACCACGGTCGGCGAGCAGAAGGCCAAAAACGTCCAGATCCGCGAAGGCATCTCCGAGGATGAATTCGTCGCGATGCGCCAGAAGCGCGATGCGACCCTCGCGGCTCCCGTGCTGATCCTGCCCTCGTTGCAGGTCAACATCCGCGGCGGCGACCTGCCCGATCCTTCGGGCAATGGTCGGCGCTATCTGAAAATCCCTTTGAACGCGATGTGA